Proteins from a single region of Nomia melanderi isolate GNS246 chromosome 9, iyNomMela1, whole genome shotgun sequence:
- the LOC116427295 gene encoding protein stunted isoform X1 produces MAAWRQAGLNYINYSQIAARLVRQALKAEARTEAVKRDEVNVKFTQWTDGKPATEKQ; encoded by the exons ATGGCTGCGTGGAGACAAGCAGGATTAAA TTACATCAATTATTCGCAAATCGCTGCAAGACTTGTTAGGCAAGCCCTAAAAGCCGAAGCGAGGACAGAAGCCGTAAAACGCGATGAAGTAAATGTGAAATTTACACAATGGACGGACGGTAAACCTGCTA CTGAAAAACAATAG
- the LOC116427295 gene encoding protein stunted isoform X2: MAAWRQAGLNYINYSQIAARLVRQALKAEARTEAVKRDEVNVKFTQWTDGKPAKKV; this comes from the exons ATGGCTGCGTGGAGACAAGCAGGATTAAA TTACATCAATTATTCGCAAATCGCTGCAAGACTTGTTAGGCAAGCCCTAAAAGCCGAAGCGAGGACAGAAGCCGTAAAACGCGATGAAGTAAATGTGAAATTTACACAATGGACGGACGGTAAACCTGCTA AAAAGGTCTAA
- the LOC116427294 gene encoding E3 ubiquitin-protein ligase ZNRF1, with amino-acid sequence MGAKPSTVAQSAGGNGQSSTGANETTMQSFSMLRSLPGGVSMLQHQRQQGNQSQTSRVSGDSRQRARSLSSVPDLPPVDQSSLASSVGVGVGQALGLPQLDSDDADEDGGRVYAAHSLPSHIWSLNGLKCPVCSKFILPDDIECHLVMCLTKPRLSYNEDVLSDEKGECVICLEDLQPGDVIARLPCLCIYHKNCIDKWFQVNRSCPEHPGD; translated from the exons ATGGGAGCTAAACCAAGTACTGTAGCACAATCTGCTGGAGGCAATGGGCAATCCTCTACTGGAGCAAACGAGACTACCATGCAGAGTTTTTCTATGCTCCGCTCTCTACCTGGAGGTGTTAGCATGTTGCAACATCAACGTCAGCAAGGGAATCAATCTCAGACTTCTCGAGTATCAGGGGACAGTAGGCAACGTGCTCGTTCCTTGAGTTCAGTGCCAGATCTTCCTCCTGTAGATCAAAGTAGTCTTGCTTCTTCTGTCGGTGTCGGAGTTGGTCAAGCACTTGGTCTACCACAACTTGATTCGGATGATGCAGATGAAGACGGTGGAAGAGTTTATGCTGCCCATAGCTTGCCTTCACATATTTGGTCCCTCAACG GTCTAAAGTGTCCTGTTTGCTCCAAATTTATTCTACCGGATGATATAGAATGTCACCTGGTCATGTGCCTGACCAAACCACGTCTTAGTTACAATG AAGATGTATTATCTGATGAGAAAGGAGAATGTGTTATCTGTCTTGAAGACTTACAACCTGGTGATGTCATAGCCCGTTTACCTTGCCTTTGTATATATCATAAAAA cTGCATTGATAAATGGTTTCAAGTGAACCGTAGTTGCCCTGAGCACCCTGGGGATTGA